From the genome of Prosthecobacter fusiformis:
ACACTATTTGGAGCGCCGAGTCCTGCGTCCGCTCGGTCTGGGGTCGCAACGGTATCTGGCCGATGCCAAAGGCAATCCACTGCTGGCCGCAGGTTTTTTGATGACTCCCGCTCAATGGGCTCGCATGGGCGATCTGCTCCTGGCCAATGGCCGCCCTGTATTGAAAGCCTCCTCCATGGATGCCTTGCTGGAAGGTTCCTCAGCCAATGCTGCGTATAGCTTTGGGTTCTGGAACAACCGCGCTGCCGGGAAACCAGGCGCACGTGAGATTGATATCGAAGACCTCCTGGAAGTGGATTGGGATCGCCAAAACTGGGCCCAAGTCTGCATCGCCAAAGACGTTCCCCAAGACCTCATCGCCTGCATCGGCAGCGGCTACCAGCGGCTTTATGCCATTCCTTCCAGAGGACTGGTCATCGTCCGACAGGGAGTGAATGCATCCTATTCAGACGGCCAACTGCTGCGGACGCTGCTGGGGTGATCAGTTGCAGTCGTGCGATCCGATGGGCGTTGCGACCTTGATACAGGGAGGTTGGACTCATGAGAATCTGGCCACGGGCATTGGTGTCGATTTTGAAAGGCAGGTCTTGAAACCTTTTGTCTTCACAGAGCTGTTCCCGGGTAAACATGGATTGAGTCTAACTTAATTTTTCAATTCATCCAGGTTCGGGCTTTAGACACTCAGCCATTGATACATCATCATATGTTGATACATTGGTGGCATGGCCTCAATTCTTAAATCGCTCAGCCTCATTGCCGACCCGACGCGGGTGCGGATTTTGCTGCTGCTGAAGAAGGAGGAACTGAGTGTGGCGGAGCTTCAGGAAGTGCTGGCGCTGCCTCAGTCGAATATTTCGGCCCAGCTCGCGAAACTAAAATCCGCAGGGCTGGTCACGGACAGACGCAGTGGCAAGAACCGACTCTATCAGCTCGATGAACCCAGCAGCAAGGACAAGGCGGCGCATGAGCATTTCATCGCCCTCATGGAGGCGGCAGGCGCGGAGCTGAAGGAAGCTAAAAAGGATGACTCCGCGCTAAAGGTGGTCTTGAGAAAGCGCACGCGTTCCGCGCAGGCTTACTTCGATACTCTGGCGGGTAAATTTGGTCGCCATTACATCCCTGGCCGTTCATGGAAAGGTCTGGGTGAAACGCTCTTAAAATTGCTGCCGCCTTTGGTCATTGCTGATCTTGGTGCCGGGGAGGGCACGCTTTCCCAGCTTCTGGCTCAGCGGGCGGAAAAAGTGATCGCCGTGGATAACAGTGAAAAGATGGTGGCTTATGGAGCTGATTTGGCAGCCAAGCATGGCTTTACGAATTTGGAATATCGCCTGGGTGACATTGAGGAGCCGCCGATCTCACCAGGCACGGTGGACCTCGTCTTTCTGAGCCAAGCCCTGCATCATGCGCTAAATCCTGACCGGGCTATCCGTGCCGCATTCACGATCTTGAAGCCCGGCGGCCGCATCGTCATCCTGGACCTGCTGAAGCATCAGTTTGAAAAGGCCAGGGAACTGTATGCCGATGTCTGGCTGGGCTTTTCCGAGGCTGAACTGCACGAGATGCTCAGCAAAGCCGGCTTCCAGCAGACAGAGACCAGTCTCGTTCATCGGGAGTCTCAGAGTCCGCATTTCCAGACGATCCTAGCGCTCGCGCAAAAGGCGTAATTGAAGCGATGGCATGACCTGCCAGAGATCATCCCAGGGGTGCTTTCGTCGGTAACTTGGCTTGCCGCACAACTCGACAGCTAACCGTACGTCCGTCGGTGGCAGGCAGCGCGATGAGTCTTGCCTGAGAGGCAATGCTATGAATGCACCTGATCTCGACCCCGCCGGTTTCAAATCCCTGTCACCTGCCGATATTGAATTTCGTCGGGAGGTCATCTACTTCATTGTTTTGGACCGCTTCCATGATGGAAATCCAAACAATCTATCGGGGGACAGTAAGCTGAATGATCCGTCCCGACAGGATTGGAACAAATACTGGGGTGGGGATCTCCAGGGCGTTTTGGACAAGCTGGATTATCTGCAGGAGACCGGTGTCACGGCCATCTGGTTGACACCCCTTTTTGAGCAGGTGGAGGGGTTGGAGGATGATAAATGCCGTGCCCCCGTGCATGGTTACTGGGCCCGGGACTTCAAGCGCATCAATGCCCGTTGGCTCAATGATCCTGGCGAGGCTTCGTTGTTCCAATGCAAGGACACTCTGTTTGACCGCCTGCTGGCGGAAATCCACAAGCGTGGCATGAAGTTCGTCCTGGATATTGTCTGCAACCACAGCTCTCCGGCCACCAGTGAGGGCAAAGGCAAGCTCTACGATGACGGCAAGCTCGTCGCCGACCATGAAAATGATGTGGATCATTGGTATCACCACTATGGCGACGTGACTGACTGGGAGGATGAATGGCAAATTCAAAATCAAGAACTGGGAGGACTGGCCACTTTTAACGAAAACAACATCCGCTACCGGCGCTACATCAAGGAAGCTATCAAGCTCTGGCTGAGCCGGGGTGTCGATGCACTACGAGTGGATACGGTGAAGCACATGCCGCTGTGGTTCTGGCAGGAATTCACCACGGACATGCACACGTTTAAACCGGATGCGTTTGTGTTTGGTGAATGGATCAACAGCCATCCTGACAATGAGAAGTCTATAGAGTACGCCAATGAGGATGGCATGAACATCCTCGACTTCGGCCTGTGCCAAGCGATCCGCGATTGCCTGGGGGAGCGGAAGCGCCAAGGGTTCCTTCTGGTGCAGGAAATCCTGAGCAAGGATGGCAAATACCGGAGTGCGAGCGAGCTGGTGACCTTCATTGAGAATCACGACATGCCCCGTTTCCAGACCCTCAACCCGGACCGGGAGTCGCTCCATCTGGCCTTGGTTCTTCTGCTGACCTTGAGGGGGATACCCTGCCTCTACTATGGCTGCGAGCAGTACCTGTATTCCAACCGTGAAGGTGGAGAGGACCCTTACAACCGCCCCATGATGGAAACCTGGGGGCAAACGGAAGCCCGCCGCATCATTTCGATCTTGAGCTGCGAGAGACGGCTCAACCCATCTCTCCAGTGGGGAGGTGTGTGGCCGCAATGCGTGGAAAAAGATGTTTATGTATTCATGCGACGTTATCGTGACTCCCGGTGCCTGGTGATCCTGAACCGGGGCAAGAAAAGAAAGCTCAAGGTGACGGGATTGGCATTGCCAGATGGATCCTACCGATGCCTGCTGAGCCAGCGGGAAATACAGGTGAAGAACAGCGGTATGAAGCTCGAATTGGAATCGATGGACATGCTGGTGTTTTCGATGCGGGGCAAAACTTGTGAGAATTGTACCGTCGTGCATGTGCAAGTGGACGGCATCCCTACTGAGGCTGGCGAGCGTGTGGCCGTTGTGGGGGATTGTCCAGAACTGGGTGAATGGGACCTGGAGCACATGCAGTATCTGGAATGCGTGAACGACAACACCTGGTTTGGTGAAGTGGGGTTCGATGCATCATCCGGAAAGCCCATCGCCTACAAGTATGTGGTGTTAAAGCCTGATACCATCGACGGTGCCAAGCGTGAGAATCGCACACCGCGACGTCGTGTCTTGCCCGAAAAGGGCGCGGCCAAGTGGCGTGACCGGTGGGAACGGTAATCATTGGGGTCTGAATTCTCAGCATATTTTCATCCGCTACATCCGGGGGTGTTTTTGGGCGCGAACTCACAGGCCATGAATCTGGGAATCCTTTCCGGGTCCATCAATGGCTGGGGCCACACTCCGAATCTTCTCAATTCATTATGTCACCTGGAGTACAAATCTGTTATCACGCCTCGCATGAGCAATTCCGGCCTAGCGACCTAGTGAAATGGGTCCAGCGTGCTCAGCAGGCTGGGTTCGGGGGCTTTTTCAGCTCGGACCACTTTCATCCGTGGAGCGAGGCGCAGGGCCAAGCTGGCTTCTCGTGGTCATGGATGGGGGCGGCGCTGCAGGCCACTTCCCTTCCTGGGGCCATGATTTGCTGTCCGGGCTATCGTTATCATCCCGCTGTCGTCGCCCAGGCGGCGGCCACGCTGTGCGAAATGTATGAGGACCGCTATTGGCTGGCTATCGGCAGTGGCGAGGCCATCAACGAACGCATGACCGGCCTTCCTTGGCCTGCTAAGGACCTGCGAAATGCCCGTCTGCGGGAGTGCGCCGATGTCATCCGCGCGCTCTGGGCTGGAGAGATGGTGACGCATCGTGGCCTTGTACATGTGGAGGAAGCCAAGCTATATACTTTGCCAAAGAAGCCGCCGCTTTTAGTCGGTGCCGCCATCACTGAGAAGACCGCGGAATGGCTGGGCGGGTGGGCCGATGCGCTGCTGACCACCTCCCGTCCTCCAGACGAACTCAAAAGAATGGTGGAGGCCTTTCATCGTGGAGGAGGGGAAGGCAAACCGCTCTTTCTTAAAAGCGGCCTGTCCTATGCGGACACGAAAGAAGAGGCCCGGCTGCAAGCCCACCAGCAATGGCGCAGCGTGGCCTTTGCCCCAGATCTTCTGGCTGAGCTGCGCACCCCTGCGGAATTCGATGCCGCAGGCAAGCGTGTACGTCCAGAGGACATGGACGAAATGATCCGTATTTCAGACAGCCTCGATGAACACGCCGAGTGGATCAGCAATGATCTCGCGGCTGGGTTCACCCAGATCGTGCTGCATAACATCGGCACGAACCAGGAGGAGTTCATTGACGACTTCGGCAGCCAGGTGCTGCCGCAATTTCAATAGACTGCCCCTGAGAATTTTGACTGCTAAGCCGCTAGAGTCTCCCGCTGTGCCAGCGTGTGCGTGAAGGGACTGGATGCCGCCAAGTTATACTGGCGGATCGCAGTGGCCCAAAAAGGTGCCAGTTCGTGATCACGCGCAGACCAGAGGCGATAGTGTAGATCCGTAACCGTCTCGGTATCGTGGATCATGGCTTTGATCTCCTGGGGATTCAGGCACTGTGGGCCTTCTTTGATCAGCCGCGTGGCGAGCTGGTCCAGATAGGTCCGCGAGACGTGGATGTTCTTGCGGCGGCGCAGGAGGCTCACGTGCAGTCCGTTGACATACGGGTCTAGGCACACCTGGAGCAGGCCGTGATGCTTCTCCAGCTCAGGTGGCAAATGGATGCGGCCTTTGATCTCCAGCAGATTTTCATTCATCATCGCCAGCACTCCTGGAGGGTCCGTTTCCTCCGGTGTGGTGAAGAGGCCAAAACGAGACCCTGAACTCCGCCCCGAGACGAGGATGGCCACGGGTATGGCCAGGAAGAGGGCACCTAAGATGGGGCTGATCCAAAGCAGGAAACTGTGAGAAACGAACCAGCCGATGACTCCCCACACAATGGAGATGAGGCACACGGGCCAGAAGGTGAAAAAGACTTCCGCCCAATCCACACCGCCGTCCACTTTACGCCTTTGCGTCACCCAGCGTACGCCTTTTCCCAACACAGTATAGACGACAAACTGCGAGTGGAAAATCATCAGCACGGGTGCCATCAATGTGAAAACCACTGTATCCGCCATGCTGCTCATGAAGGTCATGAGACGCCGCTTCAACGGTTTGAAAAGACGGCCTGTGAGCACCTCATCCAGCAGGATTGTGACCTTGGGTAAAAAGATCAGCATGATGGTCACGCCTAACAAAAGTTGCTCAGCCAGGATGGACTGAGGGTTGTCATGTGGCAGACGGGTCGCCGCCAGGAATGTCGAGAAGACCAGGAAGAAGAACCACAGCAGGCTGCTGGCATAGCTGAGAATGCCATGCAGGAAATTGAGCCGGCTCATTGGATGCCAGCCTTTGGCAAACAGAAGCCAGAAGTGCTGCATGTTTCCCTGGCACCAGCGGCGGTCGCGTTTCAGCATGTCCACCAGAGTGGGCGGGCCTTCTTCATAGCTTCCACGAATGGTATTTAGAAGCCGCACCGCATAGCCTGCTTTACGCATGAGCGCTGCTTCCACAAAGTCGTGGCTCAGGATATGCCCGCCGAAGGGCTCCTTGCCAGGAAGTGCTGGCAGGGCACAGTTTTTGATGAATGGCTCCAGACGAATGATGGCATTGTGTCCCCAGAAGTTGGCCTCGCCACACTGCCAGTAGTCCAGTCCTGCCATGAAGGGCGGGCCATACAATGCCTGAGAAAATTGCATCACGCGGCCCAGCAGGGTATCCGCTCCGATCTGCTTTGGAAACGTCTGTAGGATGCCGATGCCAGGATTCTTCTCCATGATGCGCACCATGCTGGTGAGCAGTCCACCGGACATGAGGCTGTCTGCATCCAGCACTAGCATATAGCGGTAGCGCTTGCCCCATCGGCGGCAGAAGTCACTCACGTTGCCACTCTTGCGGTTGATCGGCTTGCGGCGCTTGCGGTAGAAAATGCGGCCAAAGGCATTGAGCTGACGGCAAAGCTCCAGCCAGGCTGTTTCTTCCTCGATCCACTGGCTCGTCTGGTTGGAATCGCTGAGGATGAAAAAGTCGTAATTTTTGGACTGACCCGTTTGCTCCAGGGACAGATAAATGGCACGCAGGCCTTCAAACACACGCGTCACATCTTCATTGAAGACCGGCATGATGATGGCCGTGCTCGCCGTGATATCCTCCTCCATGTCCTCCGGCTTCAAGGTGCGCCAGAGATCTAGCGGGTCTGGGTGAGGCCGGTTCATCAGCCACACACCGAAGAGCGCCGTCCAAAAGCCGACATTGAGCTGGTAATACAGAGGCACAAAAACCGCCAGCAATCCCCATTCGGACCAGCGCATGCCGTGCTCAGAGAGATACACAAACATCAGCCAGACACCCACAATGGTGCCCAGGCCGACAAATGAAAAGAAAGTGGCGCGCCGGGTACGTGCGATTCGTGGCGGCGGCATCCCGGCAGTCAGATTGATATTGGCCGTGCTGGCTCCGGTCATGCTCATCCGAGTAAAAAGTATAGGTAACCCAGCACACCGCCCACGATGCTGACCAGGATGGAATAACGAATGATGGGGTGGCGACCCAAGCGGTCAAAGGTGTCTTCAGCCACTTCGGAAACAATGCCGAGATCCATATCGCGTGGCGTCATCTTGCTGACCTGCATTCCAGGACCAGAGGTGCGCACGGCGGAACGCATGGCCTCCGTCATGTCCTTGGGCAAGTTCTCCTTATCCAGGAAAAAGTTTGGCCAGCGGGTCGGCCCGCCGCTGAGGTGAAAGCCCAATCTGCCCGCAGCTTCAAGCTGAGACTCATTCAGATGCATGTCGCTATAGATTACCCCCAGCCATTCACGCATCATCACACGAGCCTGCTCGATGCTGTGCGCCGTTGGCGTCCGGGTAGGATCTTTACGGTGCGCATCAGCCGCTCGTCGCAAAGTTTCCAGGATGAGCTGGGTGCGGCGGATTCGGTTATGCAATTGGTAGGAACGGAAATAGTCAGCAAGACGGGCATACGCCTCGTTCCACTCTTCTTCCGTGCCCGTATCGGGTGCAAATTGGATATTGACAGCTTCCATGAGGGCTCACTTGCGAGCCGCCATTAAGATGCGCAGATTTTGCCTCTAGGGAAGCAGTTTTCAAAAGCACTTTAGTTTATACCTGGGAGCCAAAGGAAATCGCCACTTTTAGGTATGAGGCTCAAAGAATACGCCTGCGCAGCCTTCCTTGCCTTGGCCGTTGCTACAGCTCCAGTGCCAACGGTCAGGTTTCGTCACGAACGGCTCCAGGCTGCCTCCTTCCAAAATGCGGAATTGTCCGCGTAGCTCGCCCCCTTCCAGTACATTCACGGATCTGGCGGCGATGCGCCCGTCCAGCGTCCCTCCCGCCTGGATGGTGATGGTTCCATCGCACGAAAAATCCCCTGTGGCGTGACCGCATACCCGCATGGCCCGCGTCTGCACAGGGTATAAAAATTCAACCTCCGCCCCTGGGGCGATGTCCAGCAGATCACAGGTCACACACTCGGCATACAGCCCTCGGTCAGAAATGACCTGCATCTGTGGGGCTCGCTCCTGCCCGTCTGTATCCACCCGTTGCAGTTTCGCTAGGCAGACTGGGCAGGTCGGTTGTGTAAAGGCACCGGTTGTGGCGATGGTGAAGAATAGATCGCTTCGCTCTGGTGGCAGTGTTTTCAATAAGGAGCATAAGGCCGCCGCATCCACTGTTTCGATCCGGTGCTCCTGCGCCGATGTAAGAGCCGTGGCCGTAAATCCGGCCGGTGCGATCAAAATGCCACGCGTGTTGCTGGCCGTGCGCACTTCCCGCGCAAAATGATTCACACTTTCAGGCGTTGCGCCCCATTCGTTCCAGCCGGAAATCTTCACCAACGCACGCTGCGGATAGGCCGTGGTGGGTTGTTCGATCATCCCAAACACCAGCGCACCGTCTGGCAAGACGCGGGAGCCCGCTAGCTCACATCCTGCATGCGCCGCAATGGCACGCACCAGTTCCGCCAGCCGCATCCAGTCCAGGCTGGCGATCAGCTCCGGCGTCCAGACTCCAGGCTCAGGAACGCCTGCTTCATCCTTCGGGGAGAAGCCGGCTTCACTCAGCGTGATGAAGGGATCGAGCATGGGCGGTAACGTTACAGAGTACGCAACAATAGCCCCGGCGGGTAGTGCTTATTTCACCACCTGCCGATGCCCGCGCTCGTTTCACAGGAAGTCCAGACCTAAATCCAGAGCACGGGCCGAGTGGGTCAATGCACCCACAGAGATGGCATTTACCCCCGTCGCTGCGACGTCCCGGATTGTCTCCAAAGTGATGCCGCCGCTGGCCTCCAGCCATAGCCGCCCGCCATTCATTTCCACGGCTTCACGCAGTTTCACCGGCCCCATGTTATCCAGCAGTAGCATGTCCACCCCTCGCAAGGTCAGAAAGCCTGCCACCTGCTCCAGATTGTCCGCTTCTAATTGGATGCGCGTGTCTGGCCGGTCCTGCTTCACCCGGTCAATGGCTGCCTGTAATTCCTCCAGGCCTCCATTAGCCGCCAGATGATTGTCTTTCACCATCACATGATCATAGAGACCCATGCGATGGTTGGTGCCGCCACCGGCTTTAACAGCGGCCTTTTCCAGCAGTCGCCATCCGGGAGTCGTCTTCCGTGTATCCCAGATTTGCACCGGGTGTGGTTTTACTGCTTCCACATACCGCCTTGCCTGTGTGGCCACCCCGGAGAGGCGTTGTAGGAAATTTAGGGCTGTGCGTTCACCTGTCAGGATTCCCCGGGAGGGACCGGATAGTTCCAGCAAGACATCTCCGGCCTCGAAAGGGCTGCCATCTTTCAGCACCACCTTGGCCTCGATCCTGGGCTCGATCTCCTGAAAAACTCTCAAAGCCACTTCCATGCCTGCCACCACACCC
Proteins encoded in this window:
- a CDS encoding ArsR/SmtB family transcription factor codes for the protein MASILKSLSLIADPTRVRILLLLKKEELSVAELQEVLALPQSNISAQLAKLKSAGLVTDRRSGKNRLYQLDEPSSKDKAAHEHFIALMEAAGAELKEAKKDDSALKVVLRKRTRSAQAYFDTLAGKFGRHYIPGRSWKGLGETLLKLLPPLVIADLGAGEGTLSQLLAQRAEKVIAVDNSEKMVAYGADLAAKHGFTNLEYRLGDIEEPPISPGTVDLVFLSQALHHALNPDRAIRAAFTILKPGGRIVILDLLKHQFEKARELYADVWLGFSEAELHEMLSKAGFQQTETSLVHRESQSPHFQTILALAQKA
- a CDS encoding alpha-amylase family glycosyl hydrolase; the protein is MNAPDLDPAGFKSLSPADIEFRREVIYFIVLDRFHDGNPNNLSGDSKLNDPSRQDWNKYWGGDLQGVLDKLDYLQETGVTAIWLTPLFEQVEGLEDDKCRAPVHGYWARDFKRINARWLNDPGEASLFQCKDTLFDRLLAEIHKRGMKFVLDIVCNHSSPATSEGKGKLYDDGKLVADHENDVDHWYHHYGDVTDWEDEWQIQNQELGGLATFNENNIRYRRYIKEAIKLWLSRGVDALRVDTVKHMPLWFWQEFTTDMHTFKPDAFVFGEWINSHPDNEKSIEYANEDGMNILDFGLCQAIRDCLGERKRQGFLLVQEILSKDGKYRSASELVTFIENHDMPRFQTLNPDRESLHLALVLLLTLRGIPCLYYGCEQYLYSNREGGEDPYNRPMMETWGQTEARRIISILSCERRLNPSLQWGGVWPQCVEKDVYVFMRRYRDSRCLVILNRGKKRKLKVTGLALPDGSYRCLLSQREIQVKNSGMKLELESMDMLVFSMRGKTCENCTVVHVQVDGIPTEAGERVAVVGDCPELGEWDLEHMQYLECVNDNTWFGEVGFDASSGKPIAYKYVVLKPDTIDGAKRENRTPRRRVLPEKGAAKWRDRWER
- a CDS encoding TIGR03885 family FMN-dependent LLM class oxidoreductase; the protein is MSPGVQICYHASHEQFRPSDLVKWVQRAQQAGFGGFFSSDHFHPWSEAQGQAGFSWSWMGAALQATSLPGAMICCPGYRYHPAVVAQAAATLCEMYEDRYWLAIGSGEAINERMTGLPWPAKDLRNARLRECADVIRALWAGEMVTHRGLVHVEEAKLYTLPKKPPLLVGAAITEKTAEWLGGWADALLTTSRPPDELKRMVEAFHRGGGEGKPLFLKSGLSYADTKEEARLQAHQQWRSVAFAPDLLAELRTPAEFDAAGKRVRPEDMDEMIRISDSLDEHAEWISNDLAAGFTQIVLHNIGTNQEEFIDDFGSQVLPQFQ
- the mdoH gene encoding glucans biosynthesis glucosyltransferase MdoH — encoded protein: MTGASTANINLTAGMPPPRIARTRRATFFSFVGLGTIVGVWLMFVYLSEHGMRWSEWGLLAVFVPLYYQLNVGFWTALFGVWLMNRPHPDPLDLWRTLKPEDMEEDITASTAIIMPVFNEDVTRVFEGLRAIYLSLEQTGQSKNYDFFILSDSNQTSQWIEEETAWLELCRQLNAFGRIFYRKRRKPINRKSGNVSDFCRRWGKRYRYMLVLDADSLMSGGLLTSMVRIMEKNPGIGILQTFPKQIGADTLLGRVMQFSQALYGPPFMAGLDYWQCGEANFWGHNAIIRLEPFIKNCALPALPGKEPFGGHILSHDFVEAALMRKAGYAVRLLNTIRGSYEEGPPTLVDMLKRDRRWCQGNMQHFWLLFAKGWHPMSRLNFLHGILSYASSLLWFFFLVFSTFLAATRLPHDNPQSILAEQLLLGVTIMLIFLPKVTILLDEVLTGRLFKPLKRRLMTFMSSMADTVVFTLMAPVLMIFHSQFVVYTVLGKGVRWVTQRRKVDGGVDWAEVFFTFWPVCLISIVWGVIGWFVSHSFLLWISPILGALFLAIPVAILVSGRSSGSRFGLFTTPEETDPPGVLAMMNENLLEIKGRIHLPPELEKHHGLLQVCLDPYVNGLHVSLLRRRKNIHVSRTYLDQLATRLIKEGPQCLNPQEIKAMIHDTETVTDLHYRLWSARDHELAPFWATAIRQYNLAASSPFTHTLAQRETLAA
- a CDS encoding polymer-forming cytoskeletal protein, coding for MLDPFITLSEAGFSPKDEAGVPEPGVWTPELIASLDWMRLAELVRAIAAHAGCELAGSRVLPDGALVFGMIEQPTTAYPQRALVKISGWNEWGATPESVNHFAREVRTASNTRGILIAPAGFTATALTSAQEHRIETVDAAALCSLLKTLPPERSDLFFTIATTGAFTQPTCPVCLAKLQRVDTDGQERAPQMQVISDRGLYAECVTCDLLDIAPGAEVEFLYPVQTRAMRVCGHATGDFSCDGTITIQAGGTLDGRIAARSVNVLEGGELRGQFRILEGGSLEPFVTKPDRWHWSCSNGQGKEGCAGVFFEPHT
- the nadC gene encoding carboxylating nicotinate-nucleotide diphosphorylase: MDSSTEQLIRAAIAEDVGNGDVTATYFVPEESVSKARIAAREPGVVAGMEVALRVFQEIEPRIEAKVVLKDGSPFEAGDVLLELSGPSRGILTGERTALNFLQRLSGVATQARRYVEAVKPHPVQIWDTRKTTPGWRLLEKAAVKAGGGTNHRMGLYDHVMVKDNHLAANGGLEELQAAIDRVKQDRPDTRIQLEADNLEQVAGFLTLRGVDMLLLDNMGPVKLREAVEMNGGRLWLEASGGITLETIRDVAATGVNAISVGALTHSARALDLGLDFL